The Bradyrhizobium ottawaense genome window below encodes:
- a CDS encoding helix-turn-helix domain-containing protein: MITSFQMRAARALLGIDQKTLAELAGVSLPTIQRMEASTGNVRGVVETLIKVVEAFDRAGVELIGEQVRSDSGGRGVRLKEPGPPRRVGA, encoded by the coding sequence GTGATCACGTCGTTCCAGATGCGGGCAGCCCGCGCGCTGCTGGGCATTGACCAGAAAACCCTGGCCGAGCTCGCCGGCGTTTCGCTGCCGACCATCCAGCGGATGGAGGCCAGCACCGGCAATGTGCGTGGCGTGGTCGAGACCCTGATCAAGGTGGTCGAGGCGTTCGACCGGGCCGGTGTCGAGCTGATCGGCGAGCAGGTCCGCAGCGACAGCGGCGGGCGTGGCGTCCGCCTGAAGGAGCCCGGGCCGCCGCGTCGGGTGGGGGCGTGA
- a CDS encoding SulP family inorganic anion transporter codes for MSITSDHASRLHQLRQPTFAELYLPKLVTVWREGYGVADFRADVFAGLTVAIVALPLSMAIAIASGVTPDRGLYTAVVGGFIASLLGGSRFQIGGPAGAFIVLVAATAERHGVDGVILATLMAGVFLIAAGLLRVGTYIKFIPYPVTVGFTAGIAVIIFASQLRDLGGISLAGKEPSEFVPKLVALAGGLNTINPSAVAVAIISIAIIAALRIWRPSWPGILIAVVLAAVACAVLSLPVETIGSRFGGIPRELPSPVLPAFSVAKATAVLPDAISFALLAAIESLLSAVVADGMTGRRHRSNCELVAQGAANIGSALFGGICVTGLIARTATNIRAGARGPLAGMLHSVFLLLFMLIAAPLASYIPLAALASVLVVVAWTMAEKHEFATLLRSSWGDAVVLLATFLLTIFRDLTEGILVGFALGAVLFIHRMAEMTGIEERSPLVAGDRPDDGNGERVRYDPALAVDRDVLVYRITGAFFFGAASAIGGVLDEVADKRKAFVVDFAAVPFLDSTAANVLGRVAAKAHRQGIRLFITGASPAVRRALLTHGVTPPRARYRQSLDRAIADIKGSAGEEAAAD; via the coding sequence ATGAGCATCACAAGCGATCACGCAAGCCGGCTGCACCAGCTGCGTCAGCCGACCTTTGCCGAACTGTATCTGCCAAAGCTCGTCACCGTCTGGCGTGAAGGCTACGGCGTCGCGGACTTCCGCGCCGACGTCTTCGCGGGCCTGACGGTTGCGATCGTGGCGCTACCGCTGTCGATGGCGATCGCGATCGCCTCGGGCGTGACGCCGGACCGCGGTCTCTACACGGCCGTCGTCGGCGGCTTCATCGCCTCGCTGCTCGGCGGCAGCCGGTTCCAGATCGGCGGACCCGCCGGCGCCTTCATCGTATTGGTCGCGGCGACCGCGGAACGTCACGGCGTCGATGGCGTCATCCTCGCCACCCTGATGGCGGGCGTATTCCTGATCGCCGCGGGCCTGCTCCGGGTCGGCACCTACATCAAGTTCATTCCCTATCCGGTGACGGTCGGATTCACCGCTGGCATCGCCGTGATCATCTTCGCCAGCCAGCTCCGCGATCTCGGCGGCATCTCGCTTGCGGGGAAAGAGCCCAGCGAGTTCGTTCCAAAGCTGGTCGCGCTCGCCGGCGGTCTCAACACCATCAATCCATCCGCCGTGGCGGTCGCAATCATCAGCATCGCCATCATCGCGGCCTTGCGGATCTGGCGGCCGTCCTGGCCCGGCATCCTGATCGCGGTCGTGCTCGCCGCCGTTGCGTGTGCCGTGCTGTCGCTGCCGGTGGAAACCATCGGGTCGCGCTTCGGCGGCATTCCGCGCGAATTGCCCTCGCCGGTGCTGCCGGCGTTCTCGGTTGCGAAGGCGACCGCCGTGCTACCGGATGCGATCTCATTCGCGCTGCTGGCCGCCATCGAATCGCTGCTGTCGGCGGTGGTGGCCGACGGCATGACCGGGCGCCGTCACCGCTCCAATTGCGAGCTGGTGGCGCAAGGCGCCGCCAATATCGGCTCGGCGCTGTTCGGCGGCATCTGCGTCACCGGCCTGATCGCGCGAACCGCGACCAACATCCGCGCCGGCGCGCGCGGGCCGTTGGCAGGCATGCTGCACTCCGTGTTCCTGCTGCTGTTCATGCTGATCGCGGCGCCGCTCGCAAGCTACATTCCGCTGGCCGCGCTCGCCTCGGTGCTGGTCGTGGTGGCCTGGACCATGGCGGAGAAGCACGAATTCGCCACGCTCCTGCGTTCGTCGTGGGGCGACGCCGTCGTGCTGCTTGCGACCTTCCTGCTGACGATCTTCCGTGATCTGACCGAAGGCATCCTGGTCGGCTTTGCGCTCGGCGCCGTGCTGTTCATCCATCGCATGGCGGAGATGACGGGCATCGAGGAACGCTCGCCTCTGGTCGCCGGCGATCGTCCCGACGACGGCAACGGCGAGCGCGTTCGCTACGATCCTGCGCTTGCGGTCGATCGCGACGTGCTGGTCTATCGCATCACGGGCGCGTTCTTCTTCGGCGCGGCCTCCGCCATCGGAGGCGTGCTCGACGAGGTCGCCGACAAGCGCAAGGCCTTCGTGGTCGATTTCGCCGCGGTGCCGTTCCTGGATTCGACGGCGGCCAACGTGCTGGGCCGCGTCGCCGCCAAGGCGCACCGCCAGGGCATCCGGCTGTTCATCACCGGCGCCTCGCCCGCGGTCCGCCGCGCGCTGCTCACCCATGGCGTGACGCCGCCGCGGGCGCGCTATCGCCAGAGCCTCGATCGCGCGATTGCCGACATCAAGGGCTCTGCGGGCGAGGAGGCAGCGGCGGACTAG
- a CDS encoding shikimate dehydrogenase, which translates to MTAPKAPAACLIGWPAAHSRSPLIHHYWLRTLGIAGGYVIEAVPPEDLRDFVLRLSLRGFVGANVTIPHKEGVLALSAPDARAKAVGAANTLWFAEGELRSTNTDVEGFIGNLDASAPGWDAAEEALVLGAGGSSRAVVFGLLERGIKRIHLANRTIARAETLARQFGPNVHPVTWDGIDDVLPRAKLLVNTTSLGMHGQPSLDVDVARLPQAAVVADLVYVPLVTPLLAAATARGLKTADGLGMLLHQAVRGFELWFGRRPEVTAELRALVEADLTKT; encoded by the coding sequence ATGACCGCGCCCAAAGCTCCTGCAGCCTGTCTGATCGGATGGCCGGCCGCGCATTCGCGCTCGCCGCTGATCCATCATTACTGGCTGCGCACGCTCGGCATTGCCGGCGGCTATGTCATCGAAGCGGTTCCGCCCGAGGATCTCAGGGATTTCGTGCTGCGGCTGTCGCTGCGCGGCTTCGTCGGGGCCAACGTCACGATCCCGCACAAGGAGGGCGTGCTGGCGCTGTCGGCGCCCGATGCCCGCGCCAAGGCCGTCGGCGCGGCGAACACGCTGTGGTTTGCCGAGGGCGAGCTGCGCTCGACCAACACCGACGTCGAAGGTTTCATCGGCAATCTCGACGCCAGCGCGCCCGGCTGGGATGCCGCCGAGGAGGCGCTGGTGCTCGGCGCCGGCGGCTCCTCGCGGGCGGTCGTGTTCGGTCTGCTCGAGCGTGGGATCAAGCGCATCCATCTGGCCAATCGCACCATCGCGCGGGCCGAGACGCTGGCAAGACAGTTCGGGCCGAACGTGCATCCCGTGACGTGGGACGGGATCGACGACGTGCTGCCGCGCGCAAAACTTCTCGTGAACACGACCTCGCTCGGCATGCACGGCCAGCCCTCACTCGATGTTGATGTCGCGCGCCTGCCGCAGGCGGCGGTGGTCGCCGACCTCGTCTATGTGCCGCTGGTGACGCCGCTGCTCGCCGCCGCAACGGCGCGCGGCCTGAAGACGGCAGACGGGCTCGGCATGCTGCTGCACCAGGCGGTGCGCGGCTTCGAGCTGTGGTTCGGCCGGCGGCCGGAGGTCACGGCCGAGCTGCGGGCGCTGGTCGAGGCCGATCTCACAAAGACTTGA
- a CDS encoding alpha-hydroxy acid oxidase, with amino-acid sequence MKHITCIDDLRTLHKRRVPKAFFDYCDRGSYAEETLRANREDMQAIKFRQRILVDVSKRDTSTTILGEPSTMPLMLAPVGLLGMQHGDGEIYACRAAQAAGIPFTQSTMSICSIEDIAANVEKPFWFQLYVMKDRGFIKELIQRAIAAKCSALVLTVDLQVIGQRHADIKNGMTVPPEWSLSKLLDFASKPSWVSGVLQGKRRTFGNIAGHVKNTEDLNRLAEWTASQFDTSLNWKDVEWVRSIWPGKLVIKGILDVEDAEEAAKTGAQALVVSNHGGRQLDGAPSSIEVLPEIADAVGDRMEIMFDGGIRSGQDVMRALALGAKSCMLGRAYAYGLGAGGQAGVAKAIDIIQKELLTTMGLCGVNRIDEIDDHVIAM; translated from the coding sequence ATGAAACATATCACCTGTATCGACGATCTTCGCACGCTGCATAAGCGCCGCGTGCCGAAGGCGTTCTTCGACTATTGCGACCGCGGCTCCTATGCCGAGGAGACGCTGCGCGCCAACCGCGAGGATATGCAGGCGATCAAGTTCCGCCAGCGCATCCTGGTCGATGTCTCCAAGCGCGACACTTCGACCACGATTCTCGGCGAGCCCTCGACCATGCCGCTGATGCTCGCCCCCGTCGGGCTGCTCGGCATGCAGCATGGCGACGGCGAAATTTATGCCTGCCGCGCCGCGCAGGCCGCCGGTATCCCGTTCACGCAATCGACCATGTCGATCTGCTCGATCGAGGACATCGCCGCCAATGTCGAGAAGCCGTTCTGGTTCCAGCTCTACGTCATGAAGGACCGCGGCTTCATCAAGGAATTGATCCAGCGCGCGATCGCGGCCAAGTGCAGCGCGCTGGTGCTCACCGTGGACCTCCAGGTCATCGGCCAGCGCCACGCCGACATCAAGAACGGCATGACCGTGCCCCCCGAATGGTCGCTGTCGAAGCTGCTGGATTTCGCCAGCAAGCCCAGCTGGGTCTCCGGCGTGCTGCAGGGCAAGCGCCGCACCTTCGGCAACATCGCCGGCCACGTGAAGAACACCGAGGATCTCAATCGCCTCGCCGAATGGACGGCCTCGCAGTTCGACACCTCGCTGAACTGGAAGGACGTCGAGTGGGTCCGCAGCATCTGGCCGGGCAAGCTGGTCATCAAGGGCATCCTCGACGTCGAGGATGCCGAGGAGGCCGCCAAGACCGGCGCGCAGGCGCTCGTCGTCTCCAACCATGGCGGCCGGCAGCTCGACGGTGCACCGTCATCGATCGAGGTGCTGCCGGAGATCGCCGATGCGGTCGGTGACAGGATGGAGATCATGTTCGACGGCGGCATCCGCTCCGGCCAGGACGTGATGCGCGCGCTTGCGCTCGGCGCAAAGTCCTGCATGCTCGGCCGCGCTTATGCCTACGGCCTGGGTGCCGGCGGCCAGGCCGGCGTCGCCAAGGCGATCGACATCATCCAGAAGGAGCTGCTCACCACCATGGGCCTGTGCGGCGTCAACCGGATCGACGAGATCGACGATCATGTCATCGCGATGTGA
- the glmM gene encoding phosphoglucosamine mutase codes for MSRKYFGTDGIRGRANGLITPELALKVGQAAGLAFQRGDHRHRVVIGKDTRLSGYMIEYAMVAGFTSVGMDVLLVGPMPTPAVAMLTKSMRADLGVMISASHNLFEDNGIKLFGPQGFKLSDDVERQIEQLLDEPIDKRLAQSASLGRARRIDGVHDRYIEFAKRTLPRDLSLDGLRVVIDCANGAAYKVVPEALWELGADVVPIGVEPDGFNINKDCGSTSPEALSRKVREMRADIGIALDGDADRVILVDERGHVVDGDQLLAVIAQSWKEDGRLSRPGIVATVMSNLGLERFLKGQGLDLVRTPVGDRYVLEQMLNGGYNLGGEQSGHIILSDYATTGDGFVAALQVLAVVQKLRRPVSEVCHRFDPLPQILKNVRHKGGKPLDDSDVKSAISDGEKRLNGHGRLLIRSSGTEPVIRVMGEGEDRILVEDVVDTIVFALGQAAA; via the coding sequence ATGAGTCGCAAATATTTCGGGACGGACGGGATTCGGGGCCGCGCCAACGGACTGATCACGCCGGAGCTCGCCCTCAAGGTCGGCCAGGCCGCAGGCCTTGCGTTTCAGCGCGGTGACCACCGCCACCGGGTCGTGATCGGCAAGGACACCCGCTTGTCCGGCTACATGATCGAATACGCGATGGTCGCCGGCTTCACCTCGGTCGGCATGGACGTGCTGCTGGTCGGCCCGATGCCGACGCCGGCGGTTGCGATGCTGACCAAGTCGATGCGCGCCGATCTCGGCGTCATGATCTCGGCCTCGCACAATCTGTTCGAGGACAACGGCATCAAGCTGTTCGGCCCGCAGGGCTTCAAGCTCTCCGACGACGTCGAGCGGCAGATCGAGCAGCTGCTCGACGAGCCCATCGACAAGCGGCTGGCACAGAGCGCGAGCCTCGGCCGCGCCCGCCGCATCGACGGCGTGCATGACCGCTACATCGAATTCGCCAAGCGCACGTTGCCGCGAGACCTCTCGCTCGACGGCCTGCGCGTCGTGATCGATTGCGCCAACGGCGCCGCCTACAAGGTGGTGCCCGAAGCGCTGTGGGAGTTGGGCGCCGACGTCGTGCCGATCGGCGTCGAGCCCGACGGCTTCAACATCAACAAGGATTGCGGCTCGACCTCGCCGGAAGCACTGTCGCGGAAGGTGCGCGAGATGCGCGCCGACATCGGCATCGCGCTCGACGGCGACGCCGATCGCGTCATCCTGGTCGACGAGCGCGGTCATGTGGTCGACGGCGACCAGTTGCTCGCGGTGATCGCGCAGAGCTGGAAGGAAGACGGCCGCCTGTCGCGTCCCGGCATCGTCGCCACCGTGATGTCCAATCTCGGGCTCGAGCGCTTCCTGAAAGGGCAGGGGCTCGATCTGGTGCGCACGCCGGTCGGCGACCGCTACGTGCTCGAGCAGATGCTGAACGGCGGCTACAATCTCGGCGGCGAGCAGTCGGGCCACATCATCCTGTCCGACTACGCCACCACCGGCGACGGTTTTGTCGCTGCGCTGCAGGTGCTGGCGGTGGTGCAGAAGCTGCGCCGCCCCGTGTCGGAAGTCTGCCACCGCTTCGATCCGCTGCCGCAGATCCTCAAGAACGTCCGCCACAAGGGCGGCAAGCCGCTCGACGATTCCGACGTCAAGTCGGCGATCTCCGACGGCGAGAAACGGCTCAACGGCCACGGCCGCCTCCTGATCCGCTCCTCCGGCACCGAGCCGGTGATCCGCGTCATGGGCGAGGGCGAAGACCGCATCCTGGTCGAGGACGTCGTCGACACCATCGTCTTCGCACTCGGCCAGGCGGCGGCCTGA
- a CDS encoding MFS transporter, which translates to MNKPVVVSEETLTEPVVVVDVAPAAKAAGPAYVVLAGISFSHFLNDTMQSLIASVYPILKDTYALDFAQIGMITLAFQFTASLLQPVVGHYTDKKAQPYSLAIGMASTFFGLLLLSAAHQYLVILVAAALVGLGSAVFHPESARIARLASGGRYGFAQSVFQLGGSFGTSMGPVLAALIVVPFGQGSIAWFSSIAFLAILILWRIGRWYAPQIKAKKTAAVQAHPDAPSSRRVAVALLVLVALLFSKQLYVSSLSSYYIFYLIDRFGVSTQAAQIYLFIFLAANAVGAFLGGPLGDRFGRKIVIWISILGALPFTLALPYAGLVGSAVLSVIIGLIISSTTSSIIVFAQELVPHRFGMISGVFFGVAFGIGGLGAAVLGKLADHTSIEFVYQVCAYLPAIGLLAVFLPKLPRHAR; encoded by the coding sequence TTGAACAAGCCTGTCGTCGTCTCAGAGGAAACGCTGACCGAGCCCGTCGTCGTCGTCGACGTGGCACCCGCCGCCAAAGCGGCAGGGCCGGCCTATGTCGTGCTCGCCGGCATCAGCTTCTCGCACTTCCTCAACGACACCATGCAGTCGCTGATCGCCTCGGTGTATCCGATCCTGAAGGACACCTACGCGCTCGACTTCGCGCAGATCGGCATGATCACGCTCGCCTTTCAGTTCACGGCCTCGCTGCTGCAGCCGGTGGTCGGGCATTACACCGACAAGAAGGCACAGCCCTATTCGCTGGCCATCGGCATGGCCTCGACCTTCTTCGGCCTCTTGCTGCTCAGTGCCGCGCACCAATATCTCGTCATCCTCGTCGCCGCCGCGCTGGTCGGTCTCGGCTCGGCGGTTTTTCACCCCGAATCCGCGCGCATCGCGCGGCTTGCCTCCGGCGGCCGCTACGGTTTTGCGCAATCGGTGTTCCAGCTCGGCGGCAGTTTCGGCACCTCGATGGGGCCAGTGCTGGCGGCGCTGATCGTGGTGCCGTTCGGGCAGGGCAGCATCGCCTGGTTCTCCTCGATCGCATTCCTCGCAATCCTCATCCTCTGGCGCATCGGCCGCTGGTATGCGCCGCAGATCAAGGCGAAGAAGACGGCGGCCGTTCAGGCGCATCCCGACGCGCCGAGCTCGCGCCGCGTCGCCGTTGCGCTGCTCGTGCTGGTCGCGCTGCTGTTTTCAAAACAGCTCTATGTCTCGAGCCTGTCGAGCTACTACATCTTCTACCTGATCGATCGGTTCGGCGTGTCGACGCAGGCAGCCCAGATCTATCTCTTCATCTTCCTCGCGGCGAATGCGGTCGGCGCGTTTCTGGGCGGTCCCCTGGGCGATCGCTTCGGCCGCAAGATCGTGATCTGGATCTCTATCCTGGGCGCGCTCCCGTTCACGCTGGCGCTGCCCTATGCCGGGCTCGTCGGCAGTGCGGTGCTGTCAGTCATCATCGGCCTGATCATCTCCTCGACGACGTCGTCGATCATCGTATTTGCGCAGGAGCTGGTGCCGCACAGATTCGGCATGATCTCCGGCGTGTTCTTCGGCGTTGCCTTCGGCATCGGGGGCCTGGGCGCCGCCGTGCTCGGCAAGCTCGCCGACCACACCTCGATCGAGTTCGTCTACCAGGTCTGCGCCTACCTGCCGGCGATCGGCCTGCTTGCGGTGTTCCTGCCCAAGCTGCCGCGGCACGCGCGTTAA
- a CDS encoding outer membrane protein encodes MRSVKSFLAAGAATLISSMAFAADMPIAAPPPMYAPPAPPADFGGWYLRGDIGFSNQKTKDLRYGRESAYSQLTSFDQQTSFDAAGIYGVGVGYRFNNWFRADVTGQYRGNSNFKGTDRFTGTAGGVPYSGIDNYSASKSEWLVLANAYVDLGTWWCITPFIGAGVGGARVSIANFTDTGINNLAVGNTSFASAPSGSKWNFAWAAHAGLAYKVNPNLVLELAYSYVDLGPGQTGVLSDYTGGTTGNVFKFKDITSHDLKLGVRWNLDSAPAYMPPPPLVTKG; translated from the coding sequence ATGCGTAGCGTTAAGTCTTTCCTTGCCGCGGGTGCGGCAACCCTGATCTCGTCGATGGCATTCGCCGCCGATATGCCGATCGCGGCGCCCCCTCCCATGTACGCGCCGCCGGCCCCGCCCGCCGATTTCGGCGGCTGGTATCTGCGCGGCGACATCGGCTTCAGCAATCAGAAGACGAAGGATCTGCGCTACGGTCGCGAGTCGGCTTATTCGCAGCTCACCTCGTTCGATCAGCAGACTTCGTTCGACGCGGCCGGCATCTACGGCGTGGGCGTTGGCTACCGGTTCAACAATTGGTTCCGTGCCGACGTGACCGGGCAGTATCGCGGCAATTCAAATTTCAAGGGCACCGATCGTTTCACCGGGACCGCGGGCGGCGTGCCGTACAGCGGCATCGACAATTACAGCGCAAGCAAGTCCGAATGGCTGGTTTTGGCCAACGCGTACGTTGATCTGGGCACCTGGTGGTGCATCACGCCGTTCATCGGCGCCGGCGTCGGCGGTGCACGCGTTTCGATCGCGAACTTCACCGACACGGGCATCAACAACCTCGCCGTCGGAAATACCAGCTTCGCGAGCGCGCCGTCCGGCTCGAAGTGGAATTTCGCCTGGGCGGCCCATGCCGGTCTTGCCTATAAGGTCAATCCCAATCTCGTCCTCGAACTCGCCTACAGCTATGTCGACCTGGGCCCCGGACAAACCGGTGTCCTGTCGGACTACACCGGTGGGACCACGGGCAACGTCTTCAAGTTCAAGGATATCACCTCGCACGACCTGAAGCTCGGCGTGCGCTGGAATCTCGACAGCGCGCCGGCCTACATGCCGCCGCCGCCGCTTGTCACAAAGGGCTGA
- a CDS encoding outer membrane protein, translating to MRGLLLAAAMLGTVSAAHAADMPDLPILRGSFTDGLTRSSVNWQGFYVGGQGGYGSSDENFNGSTSNMMAALLADTLIEQEMQVSQWNLGLGKASQRSSGYGAFVGYNAQWDDVVIGLEASYLHGKFGGSTTASEARSNTLSDGNVHTVTASSTASIAIKDMATFRGRAGYAWGCFLPYVFGGLALGNADIVRTVSAQDFVTPAGVLLGPVSASEAQHNHLIYGYSGGLGVDVNLVGGLFMRAEWEYIRFTSQVDTSINTVRAGLGYKF from the coding sequence ATGCGTGGCCTTTTGTTGGCGGCGGCGATGTTGGGGACGGTGTCTGCCGCGCATGCGGCCGATATGCCCGATCTTCCCATCCTGCGCGGCAGCTTCACCGACGGTCTCACCAGGTCCAGCGTCAACTGGCAAGGCTTCTATGTCGGCGGGCAGGGTGGCTACGGCTCGTCCGATGAGAATTTCAACGGGTCGACCAGCAATATGATGGCGGCGCTGCTCGCAGACACCCTGATCGAGCAGGAGATGCAGGTCTCGCAATGGAATCTCGGCCTCGGAAAGGCCTCTCAGCGCAGCAGCGGATATGGTGCTTTCGTGGGCTACAATGCCCAATGGGACGATGTCGTGATCGGCCTGGAGGCCAGTTACCTGCACGGTAAGTTCGGCGGATCGACCACTGCCAGCGAAGCTCGCAGCAATACGCTGTCCGACGGCAACGTGCACACGGTGACGGCGAGCTCGACGGCTTCGATCGCGATCAAGGACATGGCAACGTTTCGCGGCCGGGCCGGTTATGCATGGGGATGCTTCCTGCCCTACGTGTTCGGCGGGCTCGCGCTCGGCAATGCCGATATCGTCCGCACGGTGAGCGCTCAGGATTTCGTGACGCCTGCCGGCGTTCTTCTGGGGCCGGTTTCCGCGAGCGAGGCGCAGCACAATCATCTGATCTACGGCTACAGCGGGGGTCTCGGCGTGGACGTCAACCTCGTCGGCGGTCTCTTCATGCGCGCCGAGTGGGAATACATTCGCTTCACTTCCCAGGTCGACACCAGTATCAACACCGTCCGCGCCGGCCTCGGCTACAAGTTCTGA
- a CDS encoding glutathione S-transferase family protein produces MKIYGDSNSGNCLKVKWVCDKLALPYQWIEIDTRKGETRTPQFLEMNGAGQVPTVAFDDGRTLAQSNAIIRYLARDSALVPRDAFMAAKMDEWLFWEQYSHEPYIAVCRFLLVYLGKDASELDPEKVKRGYAALDRMEQHLLASRFFAGEEVSLADVSLLAYTRVAHEGGFDLGRYAALRRWIGEVEALLGVPPAR; encoded by the coding sequence ATGAAGATCTACGGCGACAGCAATTCCGGCAATTGCCTGAAGGTGAAGTGGGTCTGCGACAAGCTCGCATTGCCCTACCAATGGATCGAGATCGACACGCGCAAGGGCGAGACGCGCACGCCGCAATTCCTTGAGATGAACGGCGCCGGCCAGGTGCCCACCGTCGCGTTCGACGACGGCCGCACGCTGGCGCAGTCCAATGCCATCATCCGCTATCTCGCCCGCGACAGCGCGCTCGTCCCGCGCGACGCCTTCATGGCGGCCAAGATGGACGAATGGCTGTTCTGGGAACAGTACAGCCACGAGCCCTATATCGCGGTGTGCCGCTTCCTCCTCGTTTATCTCGGCAAGGACGCATCCGAGCTCGACCCCGAAAAGGTCAAGCGCGGCTATGCGGCGCTCGACCGCATGGAGCAGCATCTTTTGGCCTCCCGCTTCTTCGCCGGTGAAGAGGTTTCGCTCGCCGACGTCTCGCTGCTCGCCTATACCCGCGTGGCGCATGAAGGCGGCTTCGATCTCGGCCGCTATGCCGCTCTCCGCCGCTGGATCGGCGAGGTCGAAGCGCTTCTCGGCGTCCCGCCGGCGCGCTGA
- a CDS encoding GNAT family N-acetyltransferase, whose translation MNAESVSIRRARRDDVPAIVAMLADDHLGRARERVEDPLPAAYYEAFARVERDPNLALVVAESEGRVVGCLQLAILPGISSQGGVRGLLEDVRVASDCRSRGIGERLVQWAIAKAKARGCSLVELLTHASRVDAQRFYKRLGFAASHVGMTVRF comes from the coding sequence ATGAACGCCGAATCCGTCTCCATTCGCCGCGCGCGCCGCGACGACGTTCCAGCGATCGTGGCGATGCTCGCCGACGATCATCTGGGCCGCGCGCGCGAGCGCGTCGAGGATCCGTTGCCTGCCGCCTATTACGAGGCCTTCGCGCGGGTCGAGCGCGATCCGAATCTCGCGCTCGTGGTTGCCGAGAGCGAGGGCAGGGTGGTCGGCTGCCTGCAACTCGCGATCCTGCCGGGCATCAGCTCGCAAGGCGGCGTGCGCGGCCTGCTCGAAGACGTTCGCGTTGCTTCGGATTGTCGCAGCCGCGGCATCGGCGAGCGGTTGGTGCAATGGGCGATCGCGAAAGCGAAAGCGCGCGGCTGCAGTCTGGTCGAGTTGCTGACGCATGCGAGCCGCGTCGATGCGCAGCGCTTCTACAAGCGGCTCGGGTTCGCGGCGAGCCACGTCGGTATGACTGTCCGCTTTTGA
- a CDS encoding phosphoserine transaminase codes for MTVAKPASRPNVPHFSSGPCAKRPGWNAQNLKDAALGRSHRAKVGKTKLKLAIDLTREVLDVPADYRIGIVPASDTGAVEMALWSLLGARPVTTLAWESFGEGWVSDIVKELKLKDVTKLNAAYGEIPDLAKVDPKSDVVFTWNGTTSGVRVPNADWISSAREGLTICDATSAAFAQPLDWAKLDVVTFSWQKALGGEAAHGMLILSPRAVERLETYKPAWPLPKIFRMTKGGKINEGIFVGETINTPSMLCVEDYLDALNWAKSIGGLKALIARADANTKVLADWKAKTPWIDFLAKDAAIRSNTSVCLKFTDPAITSLSEDAQADFSKKLVALVEKEGAGYDFAYYRDAPAGLRIWCGATVEAKDVELLTQWIDWAFAETKATLAKAA; via the coding sequence ATGACTGTAGCGAAGCCCGCTTCGCGGCCGAACGTGCCGCATTTCTCCTCCGGCCCCTGCGCCAAGCGCCCCGGCTGGAACGCCCAAAATCTCAAGGACGCAGCGCTCGGCCGGTCGCATCGCGCGAAGGTCGGCAAGACCAAGCTCAAGCTCGCGATCGATCTGACGCGCGAAGTGCTCGATGTGCCCGCCGATTATCGCATCGGCATCGTGCCGGCCTCCGATACCGGCGCGGTCGAGATGGCGCTGTGGTCGCTGCTCGGTGCGCGCCCCGTCACCACGCTCGCCTGGGAATCCTTCGGCGAGGGCTGGGTCAGCGACATCGTCAAGGAATTGAAGCTCAAGGACGTCACCAAGCTCAACGCAGCCTATGGTGAGATCCCCGACCTCGCCAAGGTCGATCCCAAGAGCGACGTCGTCTTCACCTGGAACGGCACCACGTCGGGCGTGCGCGTGCCGAACGCCGACTGGATCAGCTCTGCCCGCGAAGGCCTGACCATCTGCGATGCGACCTCGGCCGCGTTTGCGCAGCCGCTGGACTGGGCCAAGCTCGATGTCGTCACCTTCTCCTGGCAGAAGGCGCTCGGCGGCGAAGCCGCGCACGGCATGCTGATCCTGTCGCCCCGTGCGGTGGAACGGCTGGAAACCTACAAGCCGGCCTGGCCGCTGCCGAAGATCTTCCGCATGACCAAGGGCGGCAAGATCAATGAAGGCATCTTCGTCGGCGAGACCATCAATACGCCGTCGATGCTCTGCGTCGAGGATTATCTCGACGCGCTGAACTGGGCCAAGTCGATCGGCGGCCTCAAGGCGCTGATCGCGCGTGCCGACGCCAACACCAAGGTGCTCGCCGACTGGAAGGCGAAGACGCCCTGGATCGACTTCCTGGCCAAGGACGCGGCGATCCGCTCCAACACCTCGGTGTGCCTGAAGTTCACCGATCCCGCCATCACCTCGCTGTCCGAGGATGCGCAAGCCGACTTCTCCAAGAAGCTGGTGGCGCTGGTGGAGAAGGAAGGCGCCGGCTACGACTTCGCGTATTATCGCGATGCGCCGGCCGGCCTGCGCATCTGGTGCGGCGCCACCGTCGAGGCCAAGGACGTCGAGCTGCTGACGCAGTGGATCGACTGGGCTTTTGCCGAGACCAAGGCCACGCTCGCCAAGGCGGCGTAG